Proteins from one Physeter macrocephalus isolate SW-GA unplaced genomic scaffold, ASM283717v5 random_1355, whole genome shotgun sequence genomic window:
- the ZNF853 gene encoding zinc finger protein 853 — protein sequence MYGEGGSGGSESQEEEEAQERGSSPLRPAVSAPTGAGATAEGAPPQQQELQPQQLEQQPELQQQPQQEQLQQLQPRDQVSGHQPNSQQQQRQQDGQEQRPRPQPEKPQSVQQEPLKPQLQLMQQQKQLQEQHLQEHQLSQQQQEQFQQQQDGQQQLPRQQQELQENPQSVQHEQRKAQPQRLQQQEQSQERQVQEQQLSQQQREQLQPQQLPPRQPQLQQQLQQEQPQLQQQEQLQPQQRQLQPQQQLQPQQEQLQLQQQRQLQLQQQQLQQQQQLQQQQLQLQQQEQLQQLQQQQLQQQRLLQQQQEQLQQQLLQQQQEQLQLLQQQQEQLQQQLLQQQQLQQQQLLQQQQEQLQQQQLQPRPLEPEEEEEEVELELMPVDLGSEQELERQRQELERQQEQRQLQLKLQEQLQQLERQLERQQELQLEEPPELQLELAPVELGAQPPELQLELAPVPPELQLELVPAAGGGAAAVPGTPAAVVVAPPGYVVLQELMVLPAVSAPSVVAIPGPAGSAALTPARQRRRRRARDRPTICGECGKGFSRSTDLVRHQATHTGERPHRCGECGKSFSQHSNLVTHQRIHTGEKPYACPYCAKRFSESSALVQHQRTHTGERPYACGDCGKRFSVSSNLLRHRRTHSGERPYVCEDCGERFRHKVQIRRHERQLHGAGRSRGLGLLRGARAAAGGAPRAEQAADKAP from the exons ATGTACGGAGAAG GTGGCAGCGGTGGGAGTGAGagtcaggaggaggaagaggctcaGGAGAGGGGCAGTAGCCCTCTGCGGCCCGCAGTCTCAGCCCCGACGGGGGCCGGTGCAACCGCTGAGGGAGCCCCGCCACAACAGCAGGAGTTGCAACCCCAACAGTTAGAACAGCAGCcagagctgcagcagcagccacagcaggAGCAGCTGCAACAGCTGCAGCCACGAGACCAAGTGTCAGGACACCAGCCAAACTCGCAGCAGCAACAGCGGCAGCAAGACGGGCAAGAGCAGCGGCCTCGACCACAGCCGGAAAAACCCCAATCTGTGCAACAGGAGCCACTGAAACCACAGCTGCAGCTGATGCAACAGCAGAAACAGTTACAAGAGCAGCACCTGCAAGAGCACCAGCTGTCACAGCAACAGCAGGAACAGTTCCAGCAGCAGCAAGATGGGCAACAGCAGCTGCCTCGACAGCAGCAAGAACTACAGGAAAATCCCCAATCTGTGCAACATGAGCAGCGGAAAGCACAGCCGCAGCGGCTGCAACAGCAGGAACAGTCACAGGAGCGGCAAGTGCAAGAACAGCAGCTGTCACAGCAACAGCGGGAACAGTTACAACCACAGCAGCTGCCACCACGACAGCCGCAGTTGCAACAGCAGTTACAGCAGGAACAGCCacagctgcagcagcaggaaCAGTTACAACCGCAGCAGCGACAGTTACAGCCACAGCAACAGTTACAGCCGCAGCAGGAACAGttacagctgcagcagcagcgacAGTTACAGCTGCAGCAGCAACagttacagcagcagcagcagctgcagcagcaacagttacagctgcagcagcaggaacagttgcagcagctgcagcagcaacagTTACAGCAGCAGCGGCTgttgcagcagcagcaagaaCAGTTACAGCAGCAGCTgttgcagcagcagcaagagcagTTGCAGCTATTGCAGCAGCAGCAAGAACAGTTACAGCAGCAGCTGTTGCAGCAGCAACagttacagcagcagcagctgctgcagcagcagcaagaacagttgcagcagcagcagctgcaacCCCGGCCACTggagccagaggaggaggaggaagaggtggagcTGGAGCTCATGCCGGTGGACTTGGGGTCGGAGCAGGAGCTGGAGCGGCAGCGGCAGGAGCTGGAGCGGCAGCAGGAGCAGCGGCAGCTGCAGCTCAAACTGCAGGAGCAACTGCAGCAGCTGGAGCGGCAGCTGGAGCGGCAGCAGGAGCTGCAGCTGGAGGAGCCGCCGGAGCTGCAGCTGGAGCTGGCCCCGGTGGAGCTGGGGGCTCAGCCGCCGGAGCTGCAGCTGGAGCTGGCCCCCGTGCCGCCGGAGCTGCAGCTGGAGCTGGTGCCCGCCGCGGGGGGCGGCGCTGCCGCCGTCCCGGGGACGCCCGCCGCGGTCGTGGTGGCGCCCCCGGGCTACGTGGTGCTGCAGGAGCTCATGGTGCTGCCGGCCGTGTCGGCGCCCTCGGTGGTGGCCATCCCGGGCCCGGCGGGCAGCGCGGCCCTGACGCCGGcccggcagcggcggcggcggcgcgcccGGGACCGGCCGACCATCTGCGGGGAGTGCGGCAAAGGCTTCAGCCGCAGCACGGACCTGGTGCGGCACCAGGCCACGCACACGGGCGAGCGGCCCCACCGCTGCGGCGAGTGCGGCAAGAGCTTCTCGCAGCACTCGAATCTGGTGACGCACCAGCGCATccacacgggcgagaagccctACGCGTGCCCGTACTGCGCCAAGCGCTTCAGCGAGAGCTCGGCGCTCGTGCAGCACCAGCGCACGCACACGGGCGAGCGGCCCTACGCCTGCGGCGACTGCGGCAAGCGCTTCAGCGTCTCGTCCAACCTGCTGCGCCACCGCCGCACGCACTCGGGCGAGCGGCCTTACGTGTGCGAGGACTGCGGCGAGCGCTTCCGCCACAAGGTGCAGATCCGCCGCCACGAGCGCCAGCTGCACGGCGCCGGCCGCTCCCGGGGCCTGGGCCTGCTCCGCGGCGCGCGCGCGGCCGCCGGCGGGGCCCCGCGCGCCGAGCAGGCTGCGGACAAGGCGCCGTGA